One Entelurus aequoreus isolate RoL-2023_Sb linkage group LG09, RoL_Eaeq_v1.1, whole genome shotgun sequence genomic window carries:
- the LOC133657595 gene encoding uncharacterized protein LOC133657595 isoform X2, which translates to MQDNCLSVCRRARFVGPGGYNLSRLQAQTGVTISQMDGETFSVFAPTPGALSEAQDFICEICKDDRSTARRRTSPDHRCGWRLARLLSKKLKISSGKLAKFADGAAVVQVRSDPCFIPSYYVFIRSSMLALLTVVALCLRLKLGDTSVMVTAVSKTKPSTSRFVGPGGYNLRRLQAQTGVTISQVDEETFSVFAPTPGALSEAKDLIGEICNDDMDFAAVHAATEISKSSSS; encoded by the exons atgcaagataactgcTTGAGTGTGTGCAGACGAGCTCGCTTTGTGGGCCCGGGAGGCTACAACCTTAGTAGGTTACAAGCTCAAACAG GAGTGACAATAAGTCAAATGGATGGGGAGACTTTCTCCGTGTTCGCTCCCACGCCAGGAGCCCTCAGCGAGGCGCAGGACTTCATCTGTGAGATCTGCAAAGATGAT cgatcgacggcacgacgaaggacttcacccgatcacagatgcggttggcggctagcgcgtctgctatccaa AAAGCTTAAGATCTCCTCTGGGAAGCTGGCCAAATTTGCTGATGGAGCTGCCGTCGTTCAGGTCAGATCAGATCCATGTTTCATCCCCTCGTACTATGTTTTCATACGTTCATCTATGTTAGCACTGCTAACTGTTGTAGCTTTGTGCCTCCGTCTGAAGCTGGGCGACACCTCTGTGATGGTGACGGCTGTCAGCAAGACAAAACCATCTACGTCTCGGTTTGTGGGCCCGGGAGGCTACAACCTGCGGAGGTTGCAAGCTCAAACAG GAGTGACAATAAGTCAAGTAGATGAGGAGACTTTCTCCGTGTTCGCTCCCACGCCTGGAGCCCTTAGCGAGGCGAAGGACCTCATCGGGGAGATCTGCAATGATGAT